From a region of the Nonlabens dokdonensis DSW-6 genome:
- a CDS encoding LodA/GoxA family CTQ-dependent oxidase encodes METSRIDSIAIYPPIGIARIGNAPEYFLASEIPGVEPSPANGYKDQEGRIKKQAVKFRVYAFDKEGKALGEITSSHATLNWHVHVANVKAAWYEFNNALDLPQAGIPSAYRNSSVKDRSQLAIKPSPIEISGENVQDPSNTFDDGEFFGTKVNLGSVETDAQGRIIFIPGSGDAASHDNEPPTTFANNEGWHDDTCDGIIRVTVEIDGKTIEATPAMVAVTPPNFGPGLFGVVTMNDVVQDLFIREMHYPDPATNGVVFYEHIYPILERMTNTQWVNEGFSMLFGHNSPSNFTDPAFLKLLEDPSAATKDVREKVFEWFRDPSSKKYEPQQIAPFYGDGFGEYQGLAIVDLPITKTQYNRLEKWSKGDFTTGSLTNKKAFEELDLEEQLDALNQAPLEECLGGPFHPGIELTWPMRVKSMWKTPYRLNVVDKGEPTKLKFGPLLSPQIALSENGPLSVSGPGSLTRWLGVPWQTDEASCLSGYNPATYLPIPSFWAARVPNQVLSEDGFVRLNDAHVNIGQRLKHFDYRQDWLRDLGTQYLSKINNMVHKWHNLGIVAKHEEHIEGSDGLLPKVAWVESGRPLPVSDPSFDQVLYAEETILQVTKKDDEQEKLMAKSARKSSATKLERTATDHKTYGRDEM; translated from the coding sequence ATGGAAACCTCAAGAATTGATAGTATAGCGATATATCCACCTATAGGCATCGCCCGAATAGGAAACGCTCCAGAATACTTTTTAGCCTCTGAAATACCTGGCGTAGAACCATCACCAGCAAATGGTTATAAGGATCAAGAAGGACGTATTAAAAAACAAGCGGTAAAATTTAGAGTGTACGCGTTTGATAAAGAAGGAAAAGCATTAGGAGAAATTACCAGCAGTCACGCAACATTGAATTGGCATGTTCATGTAGCTAACGTAAAAGCAGCATGGTATGAGTTTAATAATGCGCTGGACCTTCCACAAGCAGGAATTCCCTCTGCTTATAGAAATAGCTCCGTAAAAGACAGATCGCAGTTGGCCATCAAACCATCACCTATCGAGATTAGCGGTGAAAATGTACAAGATCCTTCTAATACTTTTGACGACGGCGAATTTTTTGGAACAAAAGTGAACCTTGGAAGTGTAGAAACAGACGCGCAGGGAAGAATTATTTTTATTCCAGGTTCTGGAGATGCGGCGTCTCATGATAATGAACCACCAACTACTTTTGCTAATAATGAAGGCTGGCATGATGATACTTGTGATGGCATCATACGTGTCACCGTAGAAATAGATGGAAAAACAATAGAAGCAACGCCTGCCATGGTTGCAGTGACGCCTCCTAACTTTGGACCTGGACTTTTTGGAGTGGTTACCATGAATGATGTGGTGCAAGATCTGTTTATAAGAGAAATGCACTATCCAGATCCAGCCACTAATGGAGTGGTGTTTTACGAGCACATCTATCCTATTTTAGAACGAATGACCAACACGCAGTGGGTAAACGAAGGTTTTTCTATGCTCTTCGGTCATAATTCTCCATCAAATTTTACCGATCCTGCCTTTTTAAAACTTTTAGAAGATCCAAGTGCGGCGACAAAAGACGTGAGAGAAAAAGTATTTGAATGGTTTAGAGACCCTAGTTCTAAGAAATATGAACCACAACAAATTGCGCCTTTTTACGGAGATGGGTTTGGAGAATATCAAGGACTAGCAATTGTAGACTTACCGATTACAAAAACACAATACAATCGACTAGAAAAATGGTCCAAAGGCGATTTTACTACTGGATCTTTGACAAATAAAAAAGCATTTGAAGAGCTTGATCTAGAAGAACAGTTAGATGCCTTAAATCAAGCACCACTGGAAGAATGTTTAGGAGGTCCTTTTCATCCAGGAATAGAACTCACTTGGCCCATGCGTGTTAAATCTATGTGGAAAACGCCCTACCGACTGAATGTCGTTGATAAAGGAGAACCTACAAAGTTGAAATTTGGTCCATTACTTTCACCTCAAATTGCACTTAGTGAAAACGGTCCTTTGTCAGTAAGCGGCCCAGGATCGTTAACAAGATGGCTAGGCGTACCATGGCAAACCGATGAAGCTAGTTGCTTATCTGGCTATAATCCTGCTACTTACCTACCTATTCCTTCCTTTTGGGCAGCACGAGTTCCTAATCAAGTGTTGAGTGAGGATGGATTTGTACGACTTAACGATGCTCATGTCAACATAGGACAGCGACTTAAACATTTTGATTACCGTCAAGACTGGTTAAGAGATTTAGGAACACAATACTTAAGTAAGATTAATAATATGGTACATAAATGGCACAATCTAGGAATAGTTGCTAAACACGAAGAACATATAGAAGGCAGCGATGGATTGTTACCAAAAGTGGCATGGGTCGAGTCTGGAAGACCATTACCAGTAAGTGATCCTAGTTTTGATCAAGTACTTTATGCTGAAGAAACCATCTTACAAGTGACTAAAAAAGATGATGAGCAAGAAAAACTAATGGCTAAATCCGCTAGAAAATCCAGCGCCACTAAATTAGAAAGAACAGCTACCGACCATAAAACTTATGGGCGTGACGAGATGTAA
- a CDS encoding methyltransferase domain-containing protein produces MDQRIVQSQINNVATIKGSEKTVNLPENSVDKILMVDVYHEFSFPVEMIASIKKALKADGKIYLIEYRAEDSSVPIKEVHKMSEKQAVKEMKAAGFKLESNSTNLPWQHCMVFVRQ; encoded by the coding sequence ATGGATCAACGAATTGTACAATCACAAATCAATAACGTTGCGACCATAAAAGGCAGTGAAAAGACCGTTAATCTACCTGAGAATTCCGTAGATAAAATACTTATGGTAGATGTGTATCACGAATTTAGTTTCCCGGTAGAAATGATCGCATCCATCAAAAAAGCTTTAAAAGCTGATGGTAAAATTTACTTGATTGAGTACCGTGCAGAAGATTCTAGCGTACCCATAAAAGAGGTGCATAAAATGAGTGAAAAGCAAGCCGTAAAGGAAATGAAAGCAGCAGGCTTCAAATTAGAAAGTAATTCAACCAACTTACCATGGCAACATTGTATGGTATTTGTTAGGCAATAA
- a CDS encoding 2OG-Fe(II) oxygenase, with translation MSINYTFGLPLLHNFAEFIYYQGLFLPHEVDKIIGFWDDDKTIKATLSGDKKYNDELRKSSVMFIDNTPENDWIYSKLGALAINCNRERYNFDLLGFHQELQLTKYSEGNFFDWHLDFGAGEISARKLSMTIQLSDEEEYEGGDLQFMINKEIVTAPRKKGTIVIFPSFIMHRVTPITKGTRQSIVGWVSGPPYR, from the coding sequence ATGTCCATTAATTATACATTCGGATTACCTTTACTCCACAATTTTGCTGAGTTCATATACTATCAAGGTTTATTTCTTCCACATGAGGTAGATAAAATCATCGGTTTTTGGGATGACGATAAAACCATTAAAGCCACGTTGAGCGGCGATAAAAAATACAATGATGAGCTGCGTAAAAGCTCGGTTATGTTTATTGATAACACACCAGAGAATGATTGGATTTATAGCAAATTAGGAGCATTGGCCATCAATTGCAATAGAGAGCGCTATAATTTTGATTTATTAGGATTTCATCAAGAACTTCAACTCACAAAGTATTCTGAAGGTAATTTTTTTGATTGGCACTTAGATTTTGGAGCAGGAGAAATCTCTGCTAGAAAATTAAGTATGACCATTCAATTATCTGATGAAGAAGAGTATGAAGGCGGCGATCTACAGTTTATGATTAATAAAGAAATTGTGACTGCACCAAGGAAAAAAGGAACCATAGTTATTTTCCCTTCCTTTATTATGCACCGCGTCACTCCTATTACCAAAGGCACCAGACAAAGTATCGTAGGTTGGGTTTCTGGGCCACCATATCGATAA
- a CDS encoding haloacid dehalogenase type II, whose amino-acid sequence MKKAVFFDMNETLLNLSLLEKQFNKHFEDKYVLKYWFTKLLHSSTVMGIMGAYRDFGELAAVALEQLFYENDLALSQETKNEILGAFKKLPAYNDVRPALQLLRANDIRVIAISNSSLDMIKEQLSNAEIIALFDSYYSVDDVSKYKPFEDIYLKVAQQEDLKREEIVMVATHDWDLFGAKKAGLSTAYISRKKEKYHPLYTPADFTDSNMTDLMQQIFDLKR is encoded by the coding sequence ATGAAAAAAGCCGTCTTCTTTGATATGAATGAAACGCTGTTGAACCTAAGTCTTCTAGAGAAGCAGTTTAATAAGCATTTTGAGGATAAGTATGTCCTTAAGTATTGGTTTACAAAGTTGTTGCACAGTTCTACGGTGATGGGAATTATGGGAGCTTATAGAGATTTTGGCGAGCTGGCTGCTGTTGCTTTAGAACAGCTGTTTTATGAAAATGATTTGGCTTTGAGTCAAGAAACTAAAAACGAAATTTTAGGAGCTTTTAAAAAATTGCCCGCCTACAATGATGTTCGACCAGCGTTGCAGTTGCTAAGAGCAAATGACATACGTGTGATAGCGATTTCTAATTCATCTCTGGATATGATTAAGGAACAACTTTCTAATGCAGAAATTATCGCGCTTTTTGATTCTTATTATTCTGTAGATGATGTTAGTAAATACAAGCCTTTTGAAGACATTTACCTTAAGGTTGCGCAGCAAGAAGATCTAAAAAGAGAAGAAATCGTTATGGTGGCGACGCACGATTGGGATTTATTTGGAGCCAAAAAAGCCGGTCTCAGTACCGCTTACATCAGCAGAAAGAAAGAAAAATACCATCCGTTATACACTCCAGCAGACTTCACCGATTCCAATATGACTGATTTGATGCAGCAAATTTTTGATTTGAAAAGATAG
- a CDS encoding NAD(P)/FAD-dependent oxidoreductase: protein MNKEKYDVIIAGAGPSGLAASLTLSAYGISHCIIDANEAAVPKPGDALPPTSKPLFKQLGILGLLESKKHIPYYGNKSIWGTNIAHQKEFIENKHGHGYLLDRLHFENQLRELVQEKQTPFYKKHQIKRITQNEDQLEISMFHNSTKPQLQASYIIDATGRKASICRHLGIVKEEMDQQMTCTFWHESAHKIERQIWIEATENGWWYLSPSSDNKVNVMFFTLKELIPKKSKMPAFLKKELYKTQEIRLIIKPTDKELSDHKIMPSGTSYLKKPYGKNWLAVGDAAFSYDPISSYGITSAIASGYYGAHAIASQLHNEKDAFLSYHYIITNGANSYVQKLTHQYAMEQRWPDSYYWKNRLVKQE from the coding sequence ATGAACAAAGAAAAGTATGATGTTATTATTGCAGGAGCAGGTCCATCTGGGCTTGCTGCTTCTTTGACCTTATCGGCTTACGGAATTTCACATTGCATTATAGACGCAAATGAGGCAGCGGTTCCTAAGCCAGGTGATGCCTTGCCTCCTACTTCCAAACCTTTGTTCAAACAATTAGGGATTCTAGGACTATTAGAAAGTAAAAAGCACATTCCTTATTATGGAAACAAGAGTATTTGGGGAACAAATATTGCACATCAAAAAGAGTTTATAGAAAACAAGCATGGACATGGTTATTTATTAGACCGGCTGCATTTTGAAAACCAATTGAGAGAATTAGTACAAGAAAAGCAAACGCCTTTTTATAAGAAACATCAAATTAAAAGAATTACACAAAACGAAGATCAACTAGAAATAAGCATGTTCCATAATTCTACAAAGCCGCAATTGCAAGCCAGCTATATTATAGATGCCACTGGTAGAAAAGCATCTATATGCAGGCATTTAGGAATCGTAAAAGAAGAAATGGACCAGCAAATGACTTGTACGTTCTGGCATGAATCTGCTCATAAAATTGAGCGTCAAATCTGGATAGAAGCCACAGAAAATGGTTGGTGGTACCTTTCGCCATCTTCTGATAACAAGGTTAATGTTATGTTTTTTACGCTCAAAGAGCTTATACCAAAAAAGAGTAAAATGCCAGCTTTTCTAAAAAAAGAGCTTTATAAAACTCAAGAAATACGACTTATCATAAAACCTACTGACAAAGAGCTTTCAGATCATAAAATAATGCCTAGTGGAACCAGTTATTTAAAGAAACCTTACGGTAAGAATTGGCTTGCTGTAGGTGATGCTGCTTTTTCTTATGATCCGATTTCTTCCTATGGCATTACATCTGCCATTGCATCTGGTTATTATGGAGCACATGCGATTGCAAGTCAACTCCATAATGAAAAGGATGCTTTTTTAAGTTACCATTATATCATCACCAATGGCGCCAATTCTTATGTACAAAAACTGACACATCAGTACGCAATGGAACAACGATGGCCAGACAGTTACTATTGGAAGAATCGTTTGGTAAAGCAAGAGTGA
- a CDS encoding cupin domain-containing protein yields the protein MLSAQQIIDKLELQPHPEGGYFKETYRSTGKIPQESLGDGYSGKRNFSTCIYFMLTSEKFSALHRIEQDEIWHFYYGAPIKLHIITNAGEYSTHMIGRNIENGEVPQFVVPGNCWFAGEVIEKDSFSLIGCTVSPGFDFDDFELKSRKELTALYPNLKKEIERLTHH from the coding sequence ATGCTCTCAGCACAACAAATAATCGATAAGTTAGAATTACAACCACATCCAGAAGGTGGCTATTTTAAAGAAACCTATAGAAGTACAGGAAAAATACCTCAAGAAAGTCTAGGAGATGGTTATAGTGGAAAACGTAATTTTTCCACTTGTATCTATTTTATGCTTACCTCAGAGAAGTTTTCTGCATTGCATAGGATTGAACAAGATGAAATCTGGCATTTTTATTATGGTGCCCCTATTAAATTACATATCATAACTAATGCTGGCGAGTATAGTACACATATGATAGGACGTAATATAGAGAATGGCGAAGTTCCTCAATTTGTAGTTCCTGGTAACTGCTGGTTTGCTGGTGAGGTCATAGAAAAAGATAGTTTTTCATTAATAGGTTGCACGGTTTCTCCTGGATTTGATTTTGACGATTTTGAATTAAAATCCAGAAAAGAACTTACGGCACTTTATCCCAATTTAAAAAAAGAGATTGAGAGGTTAACGCATCACTAA
- a CDS encoding class I SAM-dependent methyltransferase, with amino-acid sequence MNKFILLLLLLPCVVIAQETKEEDVYTYKKGDPNGTGKWYMGREIAYVMGYQGMSWLDRPEREKEENTSKLLKNMNLKPGDTIADIGAGSGYHVFKMAPNLTRGLFMPFIFRTKC; translated from the coding sequence ATGAATAAATTCATACTACTATTATTGTTACTACCATGTGTAGTTATAGCTCAAGAGACTAAAGAAGAAGATGTATATACCTATAAAAAAGGAGATCCTAATGGTACTGGAAAGTGGTATATGGGAAGAGAAATTGCTTATGTGATGGGCTATCAAGGTATGAGCTGGTTAGATAGGCCAGAACGGGAAAAGGAAGAGAACACCTCAAAATTATTAAAAAATATGAATCTTAAACCAGGGGACACCATTGCTGATATAGGTGCTGGATCTGGTTATCATGTTTTTAAAATGGCACCAAATTTAACTAGGGGTTTGTTTATGCCGTTCATATTCAGGACGAAATGCTAG
- a CDS encoding SAM-dependent methyltransferase: MKSTGMNYKEKILKVTATYFDDKIQYDKLFKATQEFKSILEFLSEQDLNIEKGRVDMESENGKAIGAYWAGLCLDDVIRTRQFIRGIDRAVQEQLKEKKKIHILYAGTGPFATLIMPIIFKYAPEQISYTFLEINPFTFEVLQKVASKIGLDQYHITFVNDNATTYQINTSKQPDVIISETMQNSLIKEQQVPIYMNLMKQVGPETVFIPEKIALHFGFNKKAESIEEQFATSNIYPSVNVFEVSKKSFYPSNNTECNINNSEVFSEQQCTITKEDWQIYDCLLLLTEIVIYKDILLPYNASGLTTPMLIEKVDAFRKNPIQITSQYKISAQPQLEYSIDNIKYN; this comes from the coding sequence TTGAAAAGTACCGGAATGAATTATAAAGAGAAAATTCTAAAAGTTACAGCCACCTATTTTGATGATAAGATCCAGTATGATAAGCTGTTTAAAGCCACACAAGAATTCAAATCAATTTTAGAATTTCTCTCAGAACAAGACCTGAATATAGAAAAAGGTAGGGTTGATATGGAATCTGAGAATGGTAAAGCCATTGGAGCTTATTGGGCAGGTTTGTGCCTAGATGACGTAATTAGAACGAGACAGTTCATTAGAGGAATAGATAGAGCAGTTCAAGAACAATTAAAGGAAAAGAAAAAGATTCATATTCTTTATGCAGGAACTGGACCTTTTGCAACATTGATCATGCCTATCATCTTTAAATATGCTCCTGAGCAAATATCTTATACATTTTTAGAAATCAATCCCTTTACCTTTGAAGTACTGCAAAAAGTAGCTTCAAAAATAGGTCTCGATCAATACCATATTACTTTTGTAAATGACAATGCCACAACCTATCAAATAAATACTAGTAAACAACCAGATGTTATTATTAGTGAAACCATGCAAAACAGCCTCATAAAAGAACAGCAGGTGCCTATTTATATGAATCTAATGAAGCAAGTAGGTCCAGAAACTGTTTTTATTCCTGAAAAAATAGCGTTACATTTTGGATTCAATAAAAAAGCCGAATCCATAGAAGAACAGTTTGCTACATCTAATATTTATCCTTCGGTAAATGTATTTGAAGTAAGTAAGAAATCATTTTATCCATCGAACAATACAGAGTGTAATATTAATAATTCAGAAGTTTTTTCTGAACAGCAATGCACAATTACCAAGGAAGACTGGCAAATATATGACTGTCTTCTACTACTAACAGAAATAGTTATTTACAAAGATATTCTTTTGCCTTATAATGCTAGCGGCCTCACCACTCCTATGTTAATTGAGAAAGTTGATGCTTTTCGTAAAAATCCTATTCAAATTACTTCTCAATATAAGATTTCTGCTCAACCGCAATTGGAGTATTCTATTGATAATATAAAATATAATTAA
- a CDS encoding toll/interleukin-1 receptor domain-containing protein gives MKKLNIYIDNYGGDSNDKDFATKLKERFLSVFKEEVLIKTYSDLEGSIQHWEKKTVEAIAKADIVIPIISPIYLEYVPPSVENALDEIIDSKKRYLFPIYLEQSEFGSFNWIIKSKLIPSEIIPISDYSKADSDKVIINLMKTIKNIILNLNTTPKKENVNQEQQTNKKDKILFISHDHDDSDFAELLKLRLEKKGLAGWIDSERLKIGQDWREEIDQGIENSIAVIAVMTPEARKSEYVTYEWAFAWGKGKKIFPILLKQTPLHPRLESLQYLDFTNKAARPWAELITSIENLIK, from the coding sequence ATGAAGAAATTAAATATATATATTGATAATTACGGTGGTGATAGTAATGACAAAGATTTTGCTACAAAATTAAAAGAACGATTTCTTAGTGTTTTCAAAGAAGAGGTTTTAATTAAAACTTATTCAGATCTAGAAGGTAGTATACAACATTGGGAAAAAAAAACTGTTGAAGCAATTGCTAAAGCTGATATTGTAATTCCAATTATTTCACCCATCTATTTAGAATATGTTCCGCCATCTGTTGAAAATGCGCTTGATGAAATTATTGATAGTAAGAAAAGGTACTTGTTTCCCATCTATCTTGAGCAATCCGAGTTTGGATCTTTTAATTGGATTATTAAAAGTAAATTAATTCCATCTGAAATTATACCGATATCTGATTATTCTAAAGCTGATTCTGACAAAGTCATCATCAATCTTATGAAGACAATTAAGAATATTATTCTAAATCTAAATACTACACCTAAAAAAGAGAACGTAAATCAAGAACAACAAACTAATAAAAAAGACAAAATTTTATTTATCTCTCATGATCACGATGATTCGGATTTTGCAGAACTTTTAAAGTTAAGATTAGAAAAAAAGGGATTAGCTGGGTGGATTGACAGCGAGCGTTTAAAAATCGGCCAGGATTGGAGAGAGGAAATTGATCAAGGTATTGAAAATTCAATAGCAGTAATAGCGGTAATGACACCTGAGGCAAGAAAATCTGAGTATGTAACTTATGAATGGGCATTTGCTTGGGGTAAAGGGAAAAAAATATTTCCTATTCTATTAAAGCAAACACCACTTCACCCAAGGCTTGAGTCATTACAATACTTAGATTTCACAAATAAAGCGGCTAGACCTTGGGCTGAGTTAATAACATCAATTGAAAATTTGATTAAATAA